A genomic window from Lotus japonicus ecotype B-129 chromosome 1, LjGifu_v1.2 includes:
- the LOC130731090 gene encoding uncharacterized protein LOC130731090 has product MEKIEHTTVNTNGIKMHVASIGSGPVILFLHGFPELWYSWRHQLLSLSALGYRAIAPDLRGYGDTDAPTDSSSYSALHIVGDLVGLLDALAVDRVFLVGHDWGAAMAWYFALFKPERVIALVNMSVVFRPRNPNRKPIQTMRALMGDDYYMCRFQNPGEVEEEFARAGTARIIKTFLTSRDPRAPSAPKEIGFAGLPNTSITLPSWLSEEDVNYYASKFEQKGFTGGLNYYRAIDLNWELTAPWTGEQIKVPTKFIVGDLDSTYNSLGAKEYIHSGAFKKVVPYLQELVVMEGVAHFINQERPEEISAHIYDFIKKF; this is encoded by the exons atggaaaaaatagAGCACACAACAGTGAACACCAATGGAATCAAAATGCATGTCGCATCAATTGGCTCAGGCCCAGTCATTCTCTTCCTCCACGGCTTCCCGGAGCTTTGGTACTCCTGGCGCCACCAGCTTCTCTCCCTCTCCGCCCTCGGCTACCGCGCAATCGCCCCTGACCTCCGCGGCTACGGCGACACCGACGCCCCGACCGACTCCTCATCCTACTCCGCCCTCCACATCGTCGGCGACCTCGTCGGACTCCTCGATGCTCTCGCTGTCGACCGCGTCTTTCTCGTCGGCCACGACTGGGGTGCTGCCATGGCTTGGTATTTCGCCTTGTTCAAGCCTGAACGTGTCATCGCCTTGGTCAACATGAGTGTCGTGTTCCGCCCCAGGAACCCTAATAGAAAACCCATTCAGACCATGCGAGCTTTGATGGGGGATGATTACTACATGTGCAGGTTTCAG AATCCTGGGGAGGTTGAAGAAGAGTTTGCCCGTGCTGGTACTGCAAGAATAATAAAGACGTTTCTCACGTCTCGTGATCCACGTGCACCTTCTGCGCCTAAGGAGATAGGATTTGCAGGTTTACCTAACACTTCTATTACTTTACCTTCCTGGCTATCCGAGGAAGATGTCAATTATTATGCCAGCAAATTTGAACAGAAAGGCTTCACTGGCGGGCTAAACTACTATCGCGCTATTGactt AAACTGGGAGCTCACAGCACCATGGACTGGAGAACAGATCAAAGTGCCGACCAAGTTTATTGTGGGAGACCTGGACAGTACATATAATAGTCTAGGTGCTAAGGAGTACATACATAGTGGTGCCTTTAAGAAAGTAGTACCATACCTGCAAGAACTGGTTGTGATGGAAGGAGTGGCTCACTTTATAAATCAGGAAAGACCAGAAGAGATCAGCGCTCATATATATGACTTCATCAAGAAATTCTAA
- the LOC130726564 gene encoding uncharacterized protein LOC130726564 gives MGQWSDGVWKWKFKWRRRLRGREVGWLDDLMKELLAICLTENKNDKWSWRLDGEGVYSVNSSYLFLQEQILEEVDPVFKLVWSVPVPSNVIAFSWRMLKDRIQTRNNLHRRRVITNEDGASCPLCGLEDESTSHLFYLCQATNLIWYACSNWLGVPSSLLPSPREHLLQFPSIGTNKAQRVGEYVIWMSIVWTIWLLRNKTVFNGEEFDRNQVLELAQFKAWQWLRTKTDGFTYSWFEWLRNPSYYIQAL, from the coding sequence ATGGGGCAGTGGTCAGATGGGGTGTGGAAATGGAAATTCAAGTGGCGAAGGAGGTTACGAGGCCGGGAGGTGGGGTGGTTAGATGATCTGATGAAGGAATTGCTGGCCATTTGCTTAACAGAGAATAAAAATGACAAATGGAGTTGGAGGCTTGATGGGGAAGGGGTTTATTCAGTTAACTCATCTTATTTGTTTTTGCAGGAACAAATTTTAGAGGAAGTAGACCCAGTTTTTAAATTGGTTTGGTCAGTACCTGTTCCCTCCAATGTCATAGCATTTTCTTGGAGGATGTTGAAAGACAGAATCCAGACGAGGAATAATCTCCATAGGCGCCGGGTGATCACAAATGAGGATGGTGCGTCATGCCCCCTTTGTGGATTGGAAGATGAGTCTACATCACATCTGTTCTACTTATGTCAGGCCACAAATTTAATATGGTATGCATGTTCTAATTGGTTGGGTGTTCCCTCATCTCTGTTGCCTTCCCCACGGGAACATTTACTTCAATTTCCCTCCATTGGCACCAATAAAGCACAGAGAGTGGGAGAATATGTTATTTGGATGTCAATTGTGTGGACTATATGGTTACTCCGGAATAAAACTGTCTTCAATGGGGAAGAATTTGACAGGAATCAAGTACTAGAGCTGGCACAATTTAAGGCTTGGCAGTGGCTACGTACAAAAACGGATGGATTCACATACTCTTGGTTCGAATGGTTGAGGAACCCAAGTTACTACATTCAAGCATTATGA
- the LOC130731089 gene encoding uncharacterized protein LOC130731089: protein MDHMTKLFTVLALCVAFLAHHTTALNKNAGNKDLINRVCNLVPANKQMCVEILHSDPIRSQNGDLKDLAIISLRVAAKNASGILTDVKMLIDDPNLDPDVQQGLADCKETILDAESQLEDTIASLLVDSDVDAQTWLKAALAAITTCDDSIPGSDDVLSVKSSVFRNLCNIVVAITKALPKNR from the exons ATGGACCACATGACAAAGCTCTTCACGGTCTTGGCTCTCTGTGTGGCTTTCCTGGCACACCATACAACCGCACTAAACAAGAACGCTGGCAACAAGGACCTCATCAACAGGGTCTGCAACCTCGTACCAGCCAACAAGCAAATGTGCGTGGAAATCCTTCACTCAGACCCTATCAGATCCCAAAATGGTGACCTCAAGGACCTCGCAATCATATCACTTCGG GTTGCGGCTAAAAACGCTTCCGGAATCCTCACTGACGTGAAGATGCTCATCGATGACCCCAACTTGGACCCAGATGTTCAACAAGGTCTTGCTGATTGCAAAGAAACCATCTTGGACGCTGAGAGCCAGCTTGAGGACACCATCGCTTCATTGTTGGTGGATTCCGATGTTGATGCTCAGACATGGTTGAAGGCTGCATTGGCTGCCATCACCACCTGTGATGATTCTATTCCAGGGAGTGACGATGTTCTCTCTGTTAAGAGCTCTGTTTTCCGCAACCTCTGCAACATTGTTGTCGCCATCACCAAGGCCTTGCCTAAAAATCGTTGA
- the LOC130732729 gene encoding serine/threonine-protein phosphatase 7 long form homolog, with translation MFLSMAEMVYIVNVCSEYIVRMKNRKRSHASSEDVGATEDRHRRLHASSRRGDHAATSQAVEASAPVVSPPSPMIEVPLVDYPPSPTVEIPTVDSPPSPTVESSGEESSGEESSGEESSGEASSGMGGSDEDSIPPPTVDADVLPPEQGEQGAQGGEEDLIQRLPPFPGGPVELSLLTHYADHKAPWAWHALLRTDERYVDRRQLKVATAGGKVWNLACDGDSDSHRRVRELIEQTGLHQLPYCSYPVTDAGLILALVERWHEETSSFHMPFGEMTITLDDVSALLHLPMGSRFYTPGRGERDECAALCAQLMGGSVGIYEAEFDTNRSQTIRFGVLQTRYEAALAEHRYEDAARIWLVNQLGATLFASKSGGYHTTVYWIGMLEDLGQVCEYAWGAIALATLYDQLSRASRRGTAQMGGFSSLLLG, from the exons atgtttctgtctatggctgaaatggtatatatagtgaatgtttgctctgaatatatagtgagaatgaagaacagaaagaggtctcatgcttctagtgaggatgtcggggctactgaggatagacaccggcggttacatgcttctagccggcgcggcgatcatgctgcaacctctcaggcggtggaggcttcagctccagttgtttctccgccgtctcccatgattgaggttcctctggttgattatccgccgtctcccacggtTGAGATACCTACAGTTGATTCTCCGCCCTCTCCCACGgttgagtcatcaggcgaggagtcctcaggcgaggagtcttccggcgaggagtcatcaggcgaggcctcatccggcatgggaggatctgacgaggatagtattcctccgcctactgttgatgctgatgtcctgccgccagagcagggggagcagggggcacagggtggcgaggaggacttgatccagaggttgccgccgtttccgggggggcctgttgagctgtcgctcctcacccattatgctgatcacaaggctccctgggcgtggcatgcactcctacgcacagacgagcggtatgtggaccgtcgacagttgaaggtggccacagctggggggaaggtttggaaccttgcttgtgatggtgattcagacagtcacaggcgggttcgagagttgattgagcagacgggtcttcatcagctaccctattgcagctacccggtgacagatgcaggccttattttggcccttgtggagcgatggcatgaggagactagtagcttccacatgccgttcggggagatgactatcaccttggacgacgtgtcggctcttctccatctccccatggggtcgaggttctatacgcctgggaggggggagagggacgagtgtgcagcgctctgtgctcagttgatgggaggatctgttggtatttatgaggctgagtttgatacgaataggtcccagactattcgctttggggtcttgcagacccggtatgaggctgcgttggcgg agcaccgatatgaggacgctgcgcggatttggctggtgaaccagctaggcgccacgctctttgctagcaagagcggaggctaccatacgaccgtctactggatagggatgttggaggatcttggtcaagtgtgcgagtacgcgtggggcgcgattgcgctcgctacgctatacgaccagcttagtcgagcgtccaggagggggacggcccagatgggaggttttagctcgctcctgctaggatga
- the LOC130731092 gene encoding 60S ribosomal protein L18-like: protein MGIDLKAGGKSKKTKRTAPKSNDIYLKLLVKLYRFLVRRTGSNFNSVILKRLFMSKVNKAPLSLSRLIRYTKGKEGKIAVVVGAVTDDIRVYEVPALKVAALRFTETARARIEKAGGECLTFDQLALIAPLGQNTVLLRGPKNAREAVKHFGPAPGVPHSHTKPYVRSNGRKFEKARGKRNSKGFRV from the exons ATG GGGATCGATTTGAAAGCAGGAGGCAAGTCCAAGAAGACAAAGCGAACCGCCCCAAAATCCAATGATATTTACCTCAAGCTTCTCGTCAAGCTCTACCGTTTTCTGGTTCGGAGGACTGGGAGTAACTTCAACTCTGTTATCCTCAAGCGTCTTTTCATGAGCAAAGTCAACAAGGCACCTCTTTCACTCTCTCGGTTGATTCGTTACACCAAGGGAAAG GAGGGTAAGATTGCTGTAGTTGTTGGGGCTGTCACCGATGATATTCGTGTCTATGAAGTACCTGCACTGAAGGTTGCTGCTCTAAGGTTCACCGAAACTGCCAGAGCTAGAATTGAGAAGGCCGGTGGTGAGTGCCTCACCTTCGATCAGCTCGCTCTTATAGCTCCTCTTGGCCAGAACACG GTTCTTCTTAGAGGTCCTAAGAATGCTCGAGAGGCTGTCAAGCACTTTGGACCAGCTCCTGGCGTGCCACATAGTCACACCAAGCCATATGTCCGTTCTAATGGAAGAAAATTTGAGAAGGCCCGAGGAAAAAGGAATAGCAAAGGCTTTAGAGTTTGA
- the LOC130732728 gene encoding RING-H2 finger protein ATL5-like — MAMDPDIEQKYVQNGKIMVATAILLFTLILIFISVRTYINLCRRRRRHDLLFAHPLPTTASSKEERLDPSVLKSLPTFTHSSATQGHLQDCSVCLSEFADGDEGRLLPNCSHSFHSPCIDAWFASHSTCPLCRAPVQPAPESSAAEPRSVSVWEPGEGCSSVLPAPIASPRKPLSIIVELPGEDRIRGSDWTPRRKGR, encoded by the coding sequence ATGGCTATGGATCCTGACATTGAACAAAAGTATGTCCAAAACGGCAAGATCATGGTTGCCACTGCCATCCTTCTCTTCACACTCATACTCATTTTTATCTCCGTCCGCACCTACATCAACCTCTGCCGCCGTCGCCGCCGCCATGACCTCCTCTTCGCGCATCCACTTCCGACCACCGCTTCCTCCAAGGAAGAACGTCTTGACCCTTCCGTTCTCAAGTCTCTCCCCACCTTCACTCACTCCTCCGCAACCCAAGGCCACCTCCAGGACTGCTCCGTCTGCTTGTCGGAGTTCGCCGACGGCGACGAAGGCCGTTTGCTTCCGAACTGCAGCCACTCCTTCCACTCCCCTTGCATCGACGCGTGGTTCGCCTCTCACTCCACCTGTCCCCTCTGCCGAGCCCCGGTCCAACCGGCGCCGGAATCCTCTGCCGCTGAACCGCGCTCTGTTTCGGTTTGGGAACCCGGTGAGGGCTGCTCGTCGGTTCTTCCGGCGCCGATTGCGTCTCCAAGAAAGCCGTTAAGTATAATCGTGGAGCTGCCTGGGGAGGATAGAATTAGAGGGTCGGATTGGACACCCAGGAGAAAGGGGAGGTAG